A part of Onthophagus taurus isolate NC chromosome 7, IU_Otau_3.0, whole genome shotgun sequence genomic DNA contains:
- the LOC111413072 gene encoding uncharacterized protein encodes MQNKVDRKRKFGGEGKKNQMKGQKSPTESVAAQNDKKKMMKRKAPKENGDADGKKKKLAFGGTANLDGKKEGAEENGGKVMNSAQRKRLRNKQKRQMSRHSLGKIIGEMQKGDADRIQSVKNKIEAIKSRDTITNNARRKLRKLEGILRLCGIPVETPTGKKVSPKGKNQKTKNASQKSKKAAVTKEESDENDAEEEEDSDMEDSTANTSQEFLSLEGEDSEEDDDDEEDDEDDESEEEDDEEEKPTPTKQTSPNNKSQQKGKSRYVVFVGNLPYDIEKQQLMDHFEKVGEIHDIRIVTDPKTKKPKGFAYVEVKNEDSYQKALGLHNTFINGRKINVQYTQGGKKKGEDAKKEIKAKNMKLQAMRKEGKFGGKNPSQKRSQRRMKQGSK; translated from the exons ATGCAGAATAAAGTAGACAGAAAACGTAAATTTGGCGGTGAAGGTAAGAAAAATCAGATGAAAGGTCAAAAGAGTCCAACAGAATCAGTTGCTGCGCAAAACGACAAGAAAAAGATGATGAAAAGGAAAGCCCCGAAAGAAAATGGGGATGCCGatggaaagaaaaagaagctTGCATTCGGTGGTACCGCAAATTTAGATGGTAAAAAAGAGGGTGCGGAAGAAAATGGAGGGAAGGTAATGAATAGCGCGCAACGTAAACGATTAaggaataaacaaaaaaggcAAATGAGTCGACATTCTCTTGGTAAAATTATTGGCGAGATGCAAAAAGGTGACGCAGATCGTATTCAGTCTGTTAAAAATAAGATAGAAGCAATTAAATCGAGGGATACGATAACTAACAATGCTAGGAGGAAGTTAAGAAAGTTGGAAGGTATTTTAAGATTATGCGGGATTCCAGTAGAAACACCAACCGGAAAGAAGGTTTCCCCAAAAGGAAAGAATCAAAAAACTAAA AATGCGTcacaaaaatctaaaaaagcTGCAGTAACTAAAGAAGAATCTGATGAAAATGATgctgaagaagaagaagattcTGATATGGAAGATTCCACTGCAAACACTTCCCAAGAATTCCTATCTTTAGAAGGTGAAGACTCTGAAGAAGATGATGACGATGAAGAGGATGATGAAGATGATGAAAGTGAGGAAGAGGATGATGAGGAGGAAAAACCAACACCGACAAAACAAACTTCTCCAAATAATAAGTCTCAACAAAAAGGAAAATCTCGTTATGTCGTTTTTGTAGGAAATCTACCTTACGATATAGAAAAACAGCAATTGATGGATCATTTTGAGAAAGTTGGCGAAATTCATGATATCCGCATAGTTACAGATCCAAAAACAAAGAAACCTAAAGGATTTGCATATGTAGAGGTTAAGAATGAAGATTCTTATCAAAAAGCTTTAGGTCTTCATAACACGTTTATTAACGGTAGGAAAATAAACGTTCAATACACGCAAGGTGGAAAAAAGAAGGGCGAAGATGCCAAAAAAGAGATAAAAGCGAAAAATATGAAGTTACAAGCGATGAGGAAGGAAGGAAAGTTTGGCGGTAAAAATCCATCTCAAAAGAGATCGCAAAGACGAATGAAGCAAGGGTCTAAATAA
- the LOC111413085 gene encoding juvenile hormone esterase-like — MLNLRVIILVFSLTVSENFAKYAVLRINDGLIKGSTLTDIDGKFFFSFQSIPFAKPPIGKLRFKDPKPVEKWNGILDATKEAPICFQKILLLNEDFYGQEDCLYLNVYTPNLRPKSLLPVLVFIHGGSFIEGSGSYSSYGPEFIVSKNVILVTLNYRLGMLGFTSFNNPKVDVPGNAGLKDQTAALRWIQANIRYFGGNPNLVTISGESAGSVSVHLHVLSPLSNGLFKRGIMQSSSALAAWCNGEINNGVSSAKFLGFEGNDQLSMLEYLQNADLDQLKAASENTTFLVKINTPARFSPVVEYKSKKAFLTDDPSNILRRGNFNRDVELMMGMTNSEGMVLDAVLILLNGLFEPWPTNDFIPHYFNATSNEKIEIEKKLDDYYNTHDSNPDNHIALQTDSYFTFPIYEALFAHLNYNQDIFLYLFASTSELNTLKNSNNITRNYNGACHTDDLWYFYTHLETPPSAFANGSIENMAIRNSVSLLTNFVKFGKPTLPGDPVQWEKVRKRSIKYLKIDLNQNYVGEMFFEERMDFWCKLHEEYNLQHFCPLM, encoded by the exons ATGTTGAACCTTAGagttataattttagttttttccttaaCCGTTTcggaaaattttgcaaaatacgCCGTTTTAAGAATCAACGATGGATTAATAAAAGGTTCGACTTTAACGGATATCGAtgggaaatttttttttagttttcaatCAATTCCTTTTGCTAAACCACCAATTggaaaattaagatttaaggATCCGAAACCTGTTGAAAAGTGGAATGGAATTTTGGATGCAACAAAAGAAGCGCCCATTTGTTTTCAGAAAATACTTCTGTTAAATGAAGATTTTTATGGCCAAGAAgattgtttatatttaaatgtttacaCGCCAAAC TTAAGACCAAAATCTCTTTTACCTGTTCTCGTATTTATTCACGGAGGCTCTTTCATCGAAGGATCTGGAAGTTATAGTTCTTACGGACCagaatttattgtttcaaaaaatgtgATCCTCGTAACATTAAATTATCGCCTTGGAATGCTTGGATTCACTAGCTTTAATAATCCGAAAGTTGATGTTCCCGGAAATGCTGGTCTCAAAGATCAAACTGCGGCTCTTCGATGGATTCAAGCTAATATTCGGTATTTTGGTGGAAATCCAAATTTGGTAACAATTTCGGGAGAAAGTGCCGGAAGTGTCAGCGTACATCTCCATGTTTTATCACCTCTATCGAATG GTTTGTTTAAACGAGGTATTATGCAGAGTTCTTCTGCATTGGCAGCATGGTGTAACGGAGAGATTAATAACGGAGTTTCATCTGCAAAATTTCTCGGGTTTGAAGGTAACGATCAACTGAGCATGTTggaatatttacaaaatgcTGATTTAGACCAATTAAAAGCTGCTTCTGAAAATACAACGTtt TTGGTGAAAATTAATACTCCAGCAAGATTTAGTCCAGTTGTtgaatataaatcaaaaaaagccTTTTTAACCGACGACCCCAGCAATATTTTAAGAAGAGGCAATTTTAATCGTGACGTAGAATTAATGATGGGAATGACAAACAGTGAAGGGATGGTTTTGGACGCtgtattgattttattgaatGGATTGTTTGAACCCTGGCCAACAAACGATTTTATACCGCATTATTTTAACGCAACTTCGAatgaaaaaatcgaaattgaaaaaaaattagacgACTACTACAACACTCACGATTCTAATCCTGACAATCACATCGCTTTACAAACCGATTCTTATTTTACCTTCCCAATCTACGAAGCACTTTTCGCACACTTAAATTACAACCAAGACATATTCCTTTATTTGTTCGCGTCCACGTCGGAATTAAATACTCTCAAAAATAGTAACAATATAACAAGAAATTATAACGGTGCTTGTCACACTGATGATTTGTGGTATTTTTACACTCATTTAGAAACTCCACCTTCCGCGTTTGCAAATGGTTCCATTGAAAATATGGCAATTCGGAATTCTGTGAGCTTGTTAacgaattttgttaaatttggaAAACCAACGTTACCAGGAGATCCAGTTCAATGGGAGAAAGTTCGAAAACGATCTATaaagtatttgaaaattgatttaaatcagAATTATGTGGGGGAGATGTTTTTTGAGGAAAGAATGGATTTTTGGTGCAAGTTACATGAGGAATATAATCTACAACATTTTTGTCctttaatgtaa
- the LOC111413067 gene encoding deoxyuridine 5'-triphosphate nucleotidohydrolase, protein MNNSERETGQFYTNHLFDKLSASNNSKMTGGNVGKSILKFTKVIPEAYAPTKGSLKAAGYDLRSAADYVIQPHGKEIVDLGLKIELPTGCYGRIAPRSGLAAKNFIDVGAGVIDEDYRGVLKVVLFNHSNMTFEVKKGDRIAQLICEKILYPELIEVDVNELQDTVRGEGGFGSTGTN, encoded by the exons ATGAACAACTCTGAg CGCGAAACCGGCCAGTTCTACACCAACCATCTTTTCGATAAGCTTTCTGCAAGTAATAACTCCAAAATGACGGGTGGTAACGTTGGAAAAAGCATCTTAAAATTCACCAAAGTCATCCCTGAAGCCTACGCCCCTACAAAAGGTTCCCTCAAAGCGGCAGGATACGATTTAAGAAGCGCCGCAGATTACGTTATTCAACCGCATGGAAAGGAAATTGTTGATTTgggattaaaaattgaattacccaCCGGGTGTTACGGCAGAATTGCCCCCCGATCGGGCTTAGCTGCCAAGAATTTCATCGATGTTGGAG CTGGTGTGATCGATGAAGATTACCGCGGGGTTTTAAAAGTGGTCCTATTTAATCATTCTAACATGACGTTTGAAGTAAAGAAAGGGGATAGGATTGCCCAACTTATTTGCGAGAAGATTTTGTACCCCGAACTCATTGAAGTTGACGTGAAT GAACTTCAAGATACCGTTCGAGGTGAAGGTGGCTTCGGATCAACGGGGactaattaa
- the LOC111429586 gene encoding WD repeat, SAM and U-box domain-containing protein 1-like: MSSSCDNVKILQRFQAHTSDITSCDFAPNFTLVTGSSDKTVKIWEWLPGSGYKEKIFSPLRGHKYGVTCVKVSPQGSMLATASIDGSAVLWNLHSGTKIYTMVQMNGDPIRVCRFAPDSSILATAGDNGAICFWDLIHRSLIRTVFQHEGTTQGLAFTSDSQWLISGCSLEILNVWSMQDIGDTTKDDVCNPVASQDNAHDLGILCIDVSPHIEHEESNPFIKHYTLASSGNSDRINTWRITTCSSAKFKSDTNVSVTIEKLNELIGHSSAVTFVKYNHTGALLASSSLDKVIKIWNSAGTCLRALQGHTRYINCVCFSRDSRLIASGSNDKNINVWDTEGQFNINSELVKSYTHLIPFIQNGVQESQVIRNDEEIRESSVMLLEKFSDLAEAAINSCCFYGNDLLAIGSSDKIIRIFKVTTGDGFLEEVEYSPMEGHSYSVNYVEFSQDGTQLASASLDGSASIWNSQTGEILNTIPDNTLGVRISRFSPDGSRLLTAGDDEKATIWNCGNMEKVGELEGHLDAVTAACYSPDGKIIATASSNGDFRLWNGTVNIYVQDDAHDLGIQSCDFSPNYEPLSNGFSNDAKNYLLGTCGNDSLVKLWSISMKLNVNVAYLKELKVKCWKTLQGHGGSVIYVRFATTGEILCSTATDRQARIWAVYSGECLHVLDHDSIVTTCSFNENCSMLAVGCLDKTLWLWKLPQQLVFQTAVANKIKIRTKSVVDWTTSDILKWLEDLGLQDLKDYIVNTTLDGQKLLTVPEEDVCVALDLKGDQAARLIREIKWLKQMDLEDPSIWNKSNAPIEFLCPITHEVMREPVKISDGFTYEKRAITEWFMAGKFTSPMTNAVLTNTDYSLNIELRNSIYSYLCDSHENEE, translated from the exons cgATAAGACAGTAAAAATATGGGAATGGTTACCGGGATCAGgctacaaagaaaaaattttctcgCCATTACGCGGTCACAAGTACGGCGTAACATGTGTCAAAGTTTCACCACAAGGGTCGATGCTGGCAACGGCTTCAATAGACGGTTCGGCTGTCCTTTGGAACTTACATTCCGGCACCAAAATATATACCATGGTCCAGATGAACGGCGATCCGATTCGAGTTTGTAG GTTTGCTCCTGACAGTTCCATTTTGGCCACTGCGGGTGATAACGGTGCCATTTGCTTTTGGGATTTAATACATCGCAGTTTAATccg aactGTTTTTCAACATGAAGGAACCACGCAAGGATTGGCGTTTACTTCAGACTCTCAATGGCTTATTAGCGGGTGTAGTTTagaaattttgaatgtttGGTCCATGCAGGATATCGGTGACACAACTAAAGACGATGTTTGTAATCCTGTAGCGTCTCAAGATAATGCGCATGATTTAGGTATTTTATGTATCGATGTTTCACCGCACATAGAACACGAag AATCCAACCCCTTTATAAAACACTACACTTTAGCATCTAGTGGAAATAGCGATAGAATCAACACGTGGCGAATAACGACATGTTCTTCagcaaaatttaaatctgACACGAACGTTTCTGTtacaattgaaaaattaaacgagCTAATTGGTCATTCCTCCGCAGTGACTTTTGTAAAATACAACCATACAGGGGCCTTATTAGCATCGTCAAGTCTTGATAAAGTGATTAAGATATGGAACTCAGCAGGAACATGTTTGCGCGCCCTTCAAGGTCACACCCGATACATTAACTGTGTTTGCTTCTCGAGGGATTCAAGGTTAATCGCTTCAG gttctaatgataaaaacatCAATGTTTGGGATACCGAAGGACAATTTAACATCAATTCGGAGTTGGTGAAGAGTTATACTCATTTGATACCCTTCATTCAAAACGGCGTTCAAGAAAGTCAAGTTATTAGAAACGATGAAGAAATTAGGGAAAGTAGCGTTATGTTATTGGAGAAATTTAGTGATTTAGCTGAAGCTGccattaattcttgttgtttttatGGCAATGATTTACTTGCCATAGGTTCAAG tgataaaattattagaatATTTAAAGTAACCACTGGGGATGGTTTTTTAGAAGAAGTTGAATATTCCCCAATGGAAGGTCATTCCTACTCAGTCAATTACGTGGAGTTTTCACAAGATGGTACTCAATTAGCTTCTGCTTCTTTAGATGGATCGGCTTCAATTTGGAATTCCCAG aCGGGTGAAATTTTGAATACAATCCCTGATAACACTTTGGGAGTAAGAATATCCAGGTTTTCACCTGATGGAAGTAGATTATTAACAGCTGGAGATGATGAAAAAGCTACCATTTGGAATTGTGGAAATATGGAGAAAGTTGG aGAATTAGAAGGTCACTTAGATGCTGTTACTGCAGCTTGTTATTCCCCTGACGGAAAAATTATAGCTACAGCTTCTAGTAATGGAGATTTTCGATTATGGAATGGAACGGTTAATATTTACGTTCAAGATGACGCCCACGACTTGGGGATACAATCGTGCGATTTTTCACCTAATTACGAACCTTTATCAAATGGATTTTCAAACGATgctaaaaattatcttttggGAACGTGTGGAAATGATAGTTTGGTGAAATTGTGGAGTATATCAATGAaactt AATGTTAATGTTGCTTATTTGAAAGAATTGAAAGTAAAATGTTGGAAAACTCTGCAAGGACACGGTGGAAGTGTAATTTACGTTAGATTTGCAACTACCGGTGAAATTTTATGTTCAACAGCAACAGATAGACAAGCTAGAATTTGGGCAGTCTATTCCGGCGAATGTTTGCACGTTTTAGATCACGATTCAATAGTTACAACATGTTCttttaacgaaaattgttCAATGTTAGCAGTTGGTTGTCTTGATAAAACTTTATGGCTGTGGAAATTACCTCAACAACTG GTATTCCAAACTGCTGttgcaaataaaataaaaatccgtACAAAATCCGTTGTTGATTGGACTACTTCAGACATTTTAAAATGGTTGGAAGATCTAGGTCTTCAAGACCTCAAAGATTACATTGTTAACACCACTTTAGACGGCCAAAAACTACTAACAGTTCCAGAAGAAGACGTTTGTGTCGCTTTGGATCTAAAAGGAGACCAAGCGGCACGATTAATAAGAGAAATTAAATGGCTAAAACAAATGGATTTAGAAGATCCAAGTATATGGAATAAATCCAACGCTCCCATTGAATTTTTATGTCCAATTACTCACGAAGTAATGCGCGAAcctgttaaaatttctgaCGGATTTACATACGAAAAACGAGCCATCACAGAATGGTTTATGGCGGGAAAATTCACCAGTCCCATGACAAATgctgttttaacaaacaccgATTATTCGTTAAATATCGAATTAAGAAATTCGATTTATTCGTATTTATGCGATAGTCATGAAAAtgaagaataa
- the LOC111413089 gene encoding receptor-interacting serine/threonine-protein kinase 4-like has protein sequence MTNESDQDELRRLFKAICLDDIDKVKQHINKNRSIVNLDPDGITCMHIATNYGSLQSLEYILSLNQAQINFKDPLGETPLHLAARQNIKIAQLLIRKGADVNAQNVLKSTPLHNAVIHKNIEFARLLLENGARIDAKDIHGKTALHKAVAKKNVNFVQMLLRYNASVNILDNLKCNPLHVSISHKNDEIATILIDYVDEFDRTKDSINLLMSAISQNMPIALKILNKIQRAEWENILELEFIVKPIYSCYMCTNNSLKWVQILLAKRIPIKLMDIQYFYAIKNFCEEIEAILASDVYVIYDNNCGEFVQRLIFNCCNNAKVCDPYEKDKLKRYFAERKCVPSLMQIVRDYCRKIIFDNDRKNNFKAHHIIMEMDVIKIIKDILLLKRPIYLYCD, from the exons atgaccAATGAAAGTGATCAGGATGAGCTTAGA AGATTATTTAAAGCCATTTGTTTAGATGACATCGATAAGGTAAAACAGCATATCAACAAGAACCGCAGCATAGTGAATTTGGATCCTGATGGTATTACTTGCATGCATATAGCTACAAATTATGGGAG TTTGCAATCATTGGAATATATACTTTCTCTAAATCAAGctcaaattaatttcaaagaCCCGTTGGGAGAGACGCCGTTACATTTAGCTGCCAGACAAAATATAAAGATAGCTCAATTGCTAATCAGAAAAGGGGCTGATGTTAATGctcaaaatgttttaaaatccaCACCTTTACATAACGCtgttatacataaaaatatagaattcGCTCGGTTACTGCTGGAGAATGGGGCTAGAATTGATGCAAAGGATATCCATGGCAAAACGGCGTTACATAAGGCTGTAGCAAAAAAGAATGTAAACTTTGTACAGATGCTTTTACGTTACAATGCTTCCGTTAATATCCTCGATAATTTAAAATGCAATCCTTTGCATGTTTCCATTAGTCATAAAAACGATGAAATAGCAACGATTTTAATCGACTACGTCGATGAGTTCGATCGTACAAAAGACTCTATCAACTTGTTAATGTCTGCCATTTCTCAAAACATGCCAATCGCTTTAAAGATCCTCAATAAAATACAAAGAGCAGAATGGGAAAACATATTGGAATTggaatttattgttaaaccAATCTACTCTTGTTACATGTGCACAAATAATAGCTTAAAGTGGGTTCAGATTCTTTTGGCTAAACGCAttccaattaaattaatggatattcaatatttttacgccattaaaaatttttgtgagGAAATTGAAGCTATTTTGGCATCCGATGTGTATGTTATTTACGACAACAACTGTGGAGAATTTGTACAACGATTAATATTCAATTGTTGTAACAATGCAAAAGTTTGCGATCCATatgaaaaagataaattaaaacgttatTTTGCTGAAAGAAAATGTGTTCCTAGTTTAATGCAAATTGTTCGGGATTATTgtcgaaaaattattttcgataACGATcggaaaaataattttaaagcgCACCATATTATTATGGAAATggatgtaattaaaataattaaagatattttgtTACTAAAAAGACCCATATATTTGTACTGTGattaa
- the LOC111413064 gene encoding ankyrin repeat domain-containing protein 7-like encodes MDELNVLFKAIREDDVNIIKKYLKIDHNKVNLVDQFGCSCVHIAAKYESLESLKYLLTLKETEINIKNKLGETPLLYALKHNDSVEIIVTLINNKCDVTLSDNNQNTALHLAASKNIKIGRLLIEKGVDINMEGLYKSTPLHCAVLAGNVEFGRLLIENGANIDAKDIDGKTALHKAVWQQNVEFVKMLLYYNASVNITDKFKNKPFNIAVSVNNNEIATILIDYIEVFGDAKESMKLLVSAISKNMHIAFNIANKIQIGNIENEDLIIFKPIYSCFMRTNDSLKWVRILLSKQIPIKLSDIQCFYDFKGFCVEIELILASDVYVIFDNYCGEFVQRLVFNCYINQNESDQNEKNKLRNYFVERKCVPSLMQIARDYCRKIIFDNQRKNNFKPHHIIMEMDVPKIVKDVLLLKRPIYLFCK; translated from the exons ATGGATGAACTCAAC GTATTATTTAAAGCTATTCGTGAAGATGACGtcaacattattaaaaaatatctcaagaTTGACCACAACAAGGTGAATTTGGTCGATCAATTTGGTTGCAGTTGTGTGCATATAGCTGCTAAATACGAAAG tttagaaTCATTGAAATATTTGTTGACTTTGAAAGAAAccgaaattaatattaaaaacaagcTTGGGGAAACGCCGTTATTATATGCCCTTAAACATAATGATTCTGTTGAAATTATAgttactttaataaataataaatgtgatGTAACTTTAAGTGATAATAACCAAAATACTGCGTTGCATTTAGCCGCttcgaaaaacataaaaattgggCGATTATTAATCGAAAAGGGGGTGGATATCAACATGGAAGGTTTATATAAATCAACACCTTTACATTGTGCTGTGTTAGCTGGAAATGTTGAATTCGGTCGATTACTAATTGAAAATGGAGCTAACATCGATGCTAAAGATATTGATGGAAAAACGGCGCTGCACAAAGCCGTCTGGCAACAAAACGTCGAATTCGTGAAGATGCTTTTATATTACAATGCTTCCGTAAACATAAccgataaattcaaaaataaaccctTTAACATTGCTGTTAGTGTTAATAACAACGAAATAgccacaattttaattgattacaTTGAAGTATTTGGGGATGCAAAAGAATCCATGAAATTATTGGTATCTgctatttctaaaaatatgcaCATAGCGTTTAATATTGCCAACAAAATACAAATAGGAAATATCGAAAACGaggatttaattatttttaaaccaatttacTCTTGTTTTATGCGCACCAATGATAGTTTAAAATGGGTTCGAATACTATTGAGTAAACAAATTCCCATTAAATTATctgatattcaatgtttttatgattttaaaggtttttgtGTGGAAATCGAACTTATTTTAGCATCAGATGTGtatgttatttttgataactATTGCGGAGAATTTGTTCAGCGATTAgtgtttaattgttatataaatcaaaatgaatctgatcaaaacgaaaaaaataaattgagaaaTTATTTTGTCGAAAGAAAATGTGTGCCTAGTTTAATGCAAATTGCTCGAGATTATTgccgaaaaattatttttgataatcagcgcaaaaataattttaaacctcATCATATTATCATGGAAATGGATGTACCTAAAATAGTTAaagatgttttattattaaaacgacCGATATATTTATTCTGTAAatga
- the LOC111413087 gene encoding mothers against decapentaplegic homolog 3, translating to MFTPPVVKRLLGWKKSPEADDKWCEKAVKSLVKKLKKTTALEELERAVSSQNHNTKCVTIPRVKPAADIGSNIPHKKGLPHVIYCRLWRWPELQSHHELRAVEHCEFAYTLKKDEVCINPYHYTRIESPALPAILVPRHNLINDENNIFSHSLDDVNTSVPENTSFPHNTTNPLGLHMQHTPTYMDVSLCANVPSGLESPHNAAPPTETPPPGYMSEDGDPIDPNDNMSLRLTPSPPVDAQPVLYCEPAFWCSISYYELNTRVGETFHASQPSITVDGFTDPSNSERFCLGLLSNVNRNTVVEQTRRHIGKGVRLYYIGGEVFAECLSDSSIFVQSPNCNQRYGWHPATVCKIPPGCNLKIFNNQEFASLLSQSVSQGFEAVYQLTRMCTIRMSFVKGWGAEYRRQTVTSTPCWIELHLNGPLQWLDRVLTQMGSPRLPCSSMS from the exons ATGTTCACGCCGCCAGTTGTCAAACGTTTGCTTGGGTGGAAGAAGAGCCCCGAGGCTGATGACAAATGGTGTGAAAAGGCCGTCAAAAGTTTagtgaaaaaattaaagaaaaccaCCGCATTGGAAGAGTTAGAACGCGCCGTTTCGTCGCAAAATCATAACACAAAGTGCGTTACAATACCCAG GGTTAAACCAGCTGCTGATATTGGATCAAATATACCACATAAAAAGGGACTACCTCACGTTATTTATTGCCGGTTGTGGCGTTGGCCAGAGCTTCAATCTCATCACGAATTACGCGCCGTTGAGCATTGCGAATTTGCTTATACTTTAAAAAAGGACGAAGTCTGCATTAATCCTTATCATTATACAAGAATTGAAAGTCCAG CATTACCAGCAATACTTGTTCCAAGACATAATCTAATCAACGacgaaaacaatattttttcccATTCTCTCGATGACGTAAATACTTCAGTACCGGAAAACACTTCGTTTCCACACAATACAACCAATCCGCTGGGACTCCATATGCAACATACGCCTACTTATATGGATGTCAGTTTATGCGCGAATGTTCCTTCGGGGCTTGAATCCCCGCATAATGCGGCTCCACCCACTGAAACACCGCCGCCAGGTTATATGTCGGAAGACGGTGATCCAATTGATCCTAACGATAACATGA gtttgaGATTAACTCCTAGTCCCCCGGTCGATGCTCAACCGGTACTATATTGTGAGCCGGCTTTTTGGTGTAGTATCAGTTATTATGAATTGAATACTCGGGTTGGAGAAACGTTCCATGCAAGTCAACCATCGATAACTGTTGATGGTTTTACTGATCCTAGTAACTCTGAAAG gTTTTGTTTGGGGTTGTTATCAAATGTTAACAGGAATACTGTAGTAGAACAAACCAGGAGACATATTGGAAAAGGAGTACGTTTATATTACATag GTGGAGAAGTATTTGCGGAATGTCTTAGTGATTCCAGCATCTTTGTTCAATCTCCAAATTGCAACCAACGGTATGGCTGGCATCCGGCTACAGTTTGTAAAATCCCACCAG gttgtaacctcaaaatattcaACAACCAAGAATTCGCTTCTCTTCTTTCACAATCAGTCAGTCAAGGATTTGAAGCTGTCTACCAACTAACCAGAATGTGTACGATTCGTATGTCTTTTGTAAAAGGTTGGGGTGCTGAATATCGACGACAAACGGTAACGTCAACGCCCTGTTGGATCGAACTTCACCTAAACGGTCCATTACAGTGGCTCGACCGCGTTTTAACCCAAATGGGTTCACCTAGATTACCCTGCTCCTCAATGTCAtag